AATCGACCGGCTTCAGGAGTCCCGCAAAGGTGGCTTCCATCAGCCCCTGCGGACCGGTTTTCATGTCAGCCAGATCGTTCTGTTCCTGCCCGACCCGCAGAATTGCCGGCTGTGACGCCGCAGGCGCTGAACTTCCCGCTGCTGCCGGTTTTTCGGTCTCCAGCCTACCCTCGGATGCCTTCAGGTTTTCTCCTGAAGCCTGCAGGGTTGTTTCTGTCCCAACCTCCGGGCCCGTCTGTTCCCCTGATAACTGAGGCAACTGAGAACCGGTTTCCATGACGGACCCTGAATCCGGTTTTACTGCCCCGGAAACAGATGCAGCCGTTTTTTCAACCGTTCCCGGAGCCGAAGGAGACTTTTCGGCCGGTGTCTCCGCGATAGCCGGATTGATCGAGAGGGAGACCGCGACCGATCCCTCAGACACCTGTTCTGCGGCCGGTTCGGAATCCTCGGACGGATTGTCGATGCAATCCTTTTCTTCAGGACCTTTCTCGGCGGAACCCTTCGCCTGTTTGAGATTTTCTTCGTTCAGCACTTCCCGAAAACCTGCCTCCTTTCCCTGGTCGGGCTTCGCTCCAGTGGATGGGGATGCGTTCGGTCTTGTGGGCGGTACCACAGGCATTTCCATTATCATGGCCATACGTTCACCTCCTTTCTGATTGGTATTTCTTCCGAGAACCCTGCCCGACTTTGATTCCCCGCGTCCGACAGGCTCCCTGAAGAAGGTTCAAGGCGGGAAAAAACCGGTTACTGCAGTTTGGAATAGGAAGTGCTCAGAGTCGCAGCCGTTTCACGATCCATATTGTCAAGGATCTTGCCGGCCTTTTTGGGAGTCATGCTTTCCAGGATGGCGACTGCCAACTGTTTTTCCAGGGTGGTCAGCAGCCCGGCCGCACTGGCCGGTTCCATCTTTTCGTACATTTTGCCCAATTCCCTGGTTTTCTCCGTCTCTATTTCCTTCTTTCGTTCCAGCAGCGCACTGATTTCGACTCGGGCCGTCTTCAATTCCTCGATCTTCTTATCGACCTCCTGCTGCAGGGTCTTTAGCTCCATTTCGCGGCGATTCAACATTTCCTCCTTGCGGCGAAGACGGTTCAATTCCTGCTGGATGGAGGTTTTAATCCGACGTTCCTCGACACTCTCCGGTTCTCCCGCCGCATGAGGCGGAAGAACCGAGGAGAAGAAAATCAGGATCAGGAGAATGAGATCAGGCCGGCAAAAATGTTTTTTCATAGGTCAGTCATCCCGGTTCTGAGGGCAATTTCATCGAGCTGAGCAGACTCCTTCAGATTGTCCAGGAAGGTCTGCTCGTCGAGGTGCTTTTCCTTGAGTTTTTCCAGAAGTTTTTTTTTACGGCAGGCTTCCGCCAGCTGTCTGCGACGGTTCTCGACTTCTTTGGCGAACTGCTCGGCCTGGTTGCGCAGACCCTGGAGCTGACTTTGCTGCCGCTGGATGCTGAGGCGGTAAACCTGCAGTTCGTGAACGGAAATTCCGGTCGTCTGGCGCTCGGTGAGTTCCTCAATCTGAAGGTTGAGAAATTTTTCCTGCTCCACCAGCTTCGACAGCAGAATTTTTTCCTTGTTGATCGCCTCAGCCAGTTTTTGCACCGCCATCTCCTCAAGGCGCTGCCTGTGGTTGAGAACCGTCTCCAGTTTGAAGGGCTTGGGCATGAGGAACTCCGTCTGAATCCGTTAGGCGTGAGGCGTGAGGGGTAAAACCAATTCTGATTTCCGCATTACACGTTACGGTACTAATGCTTCCAACTGCTTCCATGTCGTCTCCAGGTTGAAAGCCTCCTTCATACCCTGGCGCAGGAAATG
This portion of the Syntrophotaleaceae bacterium genome encodes:
- the fliJ gene encoding flagellar export protein FliJ; its protein translation is MPKPFKLETVLNHRQRLEEMAVQKLAEAINKEKILLSKLVEQEKFLNLQIEELTERQTTGISVHELQVYRLSIQRQQSQLQGLRNQAEQFAKEVENRRRQLAEACRKKKLLEKLKEKHLDEQTFLDNLKESAQLDEIALRTGMTDL